The following are encoded together in the Xanthobacter autotrophicus Py2 genome:
- a CDS encoding DNA topoisomerase IV, B subunit (KEGG: rpc:RPC_2827 DNA topoisomerase IV, B subunit~TIGRFAM: DNA topoisomerase IV, B subunit~PFAM: DNA gyrase subunit B domain protein; ATP-binding region ATPase domain protein; TOPRIM domain protein; DNA topoisomerase type IIA subunit B region 2 domain protein~SMART: DNA topoisomerase II) produces MSQSDDLFGSTPRPKPAGKPAKAAAAAVPAMDADYTAAHIEVLEGLEPVRRRPGMYIGGTDSKALHHLFAEVIDNCMDEAVAGHATFIEVQMAADGYLTVSDNGRGIPVEEHPKFPGKSALEVIMTTLHAGGKFDSKVYETSGGLHGVGISVVNALSDDLEVEVTRNQTLYRQSFSKGVPQGKLKEVGRITNRRGTRVRFHPDPEIFGPSARFEPARVFRMARSKAYLFGGVEIRWSCDPELLKGIEGVPEKTSFRFPGGLRDYLAADLEGQTLVHSDIFSGRIQKPGGHGSVEWAVAWVADADGSISSYCNTIPTPDGGTHENGLRAVLLKGLKDHAERSGQGKRGSVITGDDVTTGCAAMLSVFVREPEFQGQTKDRLATAEAARIVEQGLRDPFDHWLAANPVQASRLLEHVIDRAEERLRRKQEKEVSRKTAVRKLRLPGKLADCSNTEAAGSEIFIVEGDSAGGSAKQARDRKTQAVLPLRGKILNVASATRDKLAQNQQLADLGQALGCGMLSHYRDADLRYEKVIIMTDADVDGAHIASLLVTFFFRQMPKLIEDGHLFLAVPPLYRITQGAKTLYARDDAHKEKLLKKEFTGKGKVEVGRFKGLGEMMPAQLKETTMDPRTRTLQRVTIEDAEQAATTDLVERLMGNRPEARFAFISERAAFAGEALLDI; encoded by the coding sequence CACATTGAGGTGCTCGAAGGACTGGAACCGGTACGTCGCCGGCCCGGCATGTATATCGGCGGCACCGATTCGAAGGCGCTGCACCACCTCTTCGCCGAGGTGATCGACAATTGCATGGACGAGGCGGTGGCCGGGCACGCCACCTTCATCGAAGTGCAGATGGCGGCGGACGGCTATCTCACCGTCTCCGACAACGGGCGCGGCATTCCGGTGGAGGAACACCCCAAGTTCCCCGGCAAGTCGGCCCTCGAAGTGATCATGACCACCCTGCACGCCGGCGGAAAGTTCGACAGCAAGGTCTACGAGACGTCCGGCGGCCTCCACGGCGTCGGCATCTCGGTGGTGAACGCGCTGTCCGACGACCTCGAGGTGGAGGTGACGCGCAACCAGACCCTCTACCGCCAGAGCTTCTCCAAGGGCGTGCCCCAGGGCAAGCTGAAGGAAGTCGGCCGCATCACCAACCGGCGCGGCACCCGTGTGCGCTTCCATCCGGACCCCGAGATCTTCGGCCCCTCCGCCCGCTTCGAGCCGGCCCGGGTGTTCCGCATGGCCCGCTCCAAGGCCTATCTGTTCGGCGGCGTGGAAATCCGCTGGTCCTGCGACCCCGAGCTGCTGAAGGGCATCGAGGGGGTTCCGGAGAAGACCAGCTTCCGCTTCCCCGGCGGCCTGCGCGACTATCTCGCCGCCGACCTCGAAGGCCAGACCCTGGTGCATTCGGACATCTTCTCCGGCCGTATCCAGAAGCCGGGCGGCCATGGCTCGGTGGAATGGGCGGTGGCATGGGTGGCGGACGCGGACGGCTCCATCTCCTCCTACTGCAACACCATCCCCACCCCCGACGGCGGCACCCATGAGAACGGCCTGCGGGCCGTGCTGCTGAAGGGGCTGAAGGATCATGCCGAGCGCTCCGGCCAGGGCAAGCGCGGCTCGGTCATCACCGGCGACGATGTCACCACCGGCTGCGCCGCCATGCTCTCCGTGTTCGTGCGCGAGCCGGAATTCCAGGGCCAGACCAAGGACCGCCTCGCCACTGCCGAGGCCGCCCGCATCGTGGAACAGGGCCTGCGCGACCCGTTCGACCACTGGCTCGCTGCCAATCCGGTGCAGGCCAGCCGGCTGCTCGAGCACGTCATCGACCGCGCCGAGGAGCGCCTGCGCCGCAAGCAGGAAAAGGAAGTCTCTCGCAAGACCGCCGTGCGCAAGCTGCGCCTGCCCGGCAAGCTGGCCGACTGCTCCAACACCGAGGCGGCCGGCTCCGAGATCTTCATCGTGGAGGGCGACTCGGCCGGCGGCTCGGCCAAGCAGGCACGCGACCGCAAGACCCAGGCCGTGCTGCCCCTGCGCGGCAAGATCCTGAACGTCGCCAGCGCCACCCGGGACAAGCTCGCCCAGAACCAGCAGCTCGCCGACCTCGGCCAGGCGCTGGGCTGTGGCATGCTCTCCCATTATCGCGACGCGGATCTGCGGTACGAGAAGGTCATCATCATGACCGACGCCGACGTGGACGGCGCGCACATCGCCTCGCTGCTGGTCACCTTCTTCTTCCGGCAGATGCCGAAGCTGATCGAGGACGGCCACCTCTTCCTCGCCGTGCCGCCGCTCTACCGCATCACCCAGGGCGCCAAGACGCTCTATGCGCGGGACGACGCCCACAAGGAAAAGCTGCTGAAGAAGGAATTCACCGGCAAGGGCAAGGTGGAGGTGGGCCGCTTCAAGGGTCTCGGCGAGATGATGCCGGCTCAGCTGAAGGAAACCACCATGGATCCGCGCACGCGCACGCTCCAGCGTGTCACCATCGAGGATGCCGAGCAGGCGGCCACCACGGACCTCGTGGAACGCCTCATGGGCAACAGGCCCGAGGCGCGCTTCGCCTTTATCTCCGAGCGCGCCGCCTTCGCCGGCGAGGCCTTGCTCGACATCTGA